The Juglans regia cultivar Chandler chromosome 6, Walnut 2.0, whole genome shotgun sequence genome contains the following window.
CAAGTCTATATATCTAATTAAGCCCAAGTCaagatacatattttttaaaagtcaaATCCAGCCCCAGTCACTTGTAAATCATGCTACACCTATGATTTATCCATTAAGAgcaataatataaaaacatttaaaagggTTGTCGAGGGCTTTGCTGATAATCACATCACCAAAGTGTTTGATggcatttttttgtaaatagcTTTAAAGGCATGTTGCTTTTCGTAAAATGCAAAAGTCACTTTTAGATTGTAAAGGACAAATATTCACTAAAGAGACCCAGGGGCTATGCGACGGAGACTCACCGAGAGGGAGTGGCAGCGAGCAGCGAAGTGGTGGCTGGCTGGGGTTGACGGTGGAGCACGACGATAGTGCActatgagggagagagagagagagagagagagagagagagagagagagaattacgTACGATGGAGTATGGTGGCGTGGGGAGTAGCACGACCGATTTGTGGGGGTTGGTCGATGCAGAACCTAAGACAGGTAGTGGTTGTTTATGGCGAGAAACGGTGGCTGAAAATGAGGGACATGGGGTCTTGTTTTCCCCTTGGTCATGCTCTATTTTCGTGTGGTGAACCAGGGGCTGTTGTGGTGGTTTACAGAGAGTGGTAGTGAGGGTGCACAATAGTGACTGAGTGGTGCAACTAGGTGGCTGAGCTGTGGCGTCAATTTTATGTGAAGGAAGGGGCTCACAATGTGGAGGTTCTACCTGTGGAGGACGCCGAAAGGCATCCTCGTAATGCAACGACCTACCTTCTTGGGGGCTTCTGTTCCATGCAACAGGGCTGAGGAGAGGAGCTACGGGTGGTTGCTCAGATTttggtgatggtggcaaggTGCTAAGGGGGGTGAGAGGTTGCTAGTGAGCAGTGGTTCAAGTCACTAGTGGTTGTGTGGATTTTTCGTGCATTGAGGTGGTGACCATAAGGAGGTGCAATGGCTCTTCTAAGGCAGTTTAACTGCGAGCTAAGGTGGGGTGATTTCTCTGGGTTTGCCTTTGTTGTAGCTAGTGGTTGCTGTGAAGTGAAGGAGGTTTGGCGTGGGAGGTTGTTGCGGCTTGCAATTGGGATGGCATGGAGAAGAGAGTGCGACGTGGGCTTCGATTCTTTTTTATTCCTTGAACGTGGAGGAAGGGTGCGGCTGTTCATCTATGGGGTCTACAGAGTGGATCTGTAACTTTGTGTATTAAGCGTGTGTATTAATATAGAAAACTAGAAACCCTATAGGAGAAAGGGAAGGGAGAAACGTGCATGCCATGAGAGACGTGCATGGGCGTGGAGTCTGAAATTGGTTCTCACGGCTTGGGTTTTGGACGTATGTGGTTTTGCCTTCCCGTGAGTTATGGGTCTCAACTCAACCTCTATAAATAATTCAGCTTGTCCTATAAAATTTTCGGGCCAATTTTCATTTGATCCATTAAAATTTGTATCCTAATTATCAAGcccaaataaaaattcatataccACCAAAATACTTTTTTGGGCCCGTAAGCTACTCCAAAATTACTTGTTAAATTTCAAATGAACTTTTCATACATAttaacccaaaagaaaaattttatagaacCTGAAATTAGATTAATCTTGGTGCTAGATCTGGGTGTTACACCTCCCTTGCTAAAATGAATAGAAGTCTTATCTTTGTTAAGCCTTTGTCCAGATGCTTGTTCATAGAGGCTTAGAATTTCAAGCATTAGACTCCACTCCAATGCATTTGATCTGCAAAACAACAAgctatcatctacaaaaaaaaaaaaaacaattggttAATAGAAATTTTACCACTGGCAATTGGAATATCAGTGATTACTTTATTTTCCTCAACTTGGTTAAGTAGAGCACTCAAGGTCTCTAAGCAAAGGATAAATAGGTAAGGTGATAAAGGGTCACCCTGCCTAATACCCCTTGTGGCTTGGAAAGTAGTTTGAGATGAGCCATTAATAAGAATGGAGTAAGAAATTGAGTTGATGCATCTCATGATCAAATTGACCCATTTTGAATGAAAGCACATCTTGGTCATCACAACATGTAGGAACTCTCACTCCACCATATCATAAGCTTTACTTATATCAAGTTTTAAGGCCATAAAACCATATCTTCCCTTGAATCTCTTATCCATTGAGTGCATGGCTTCATATGCAACAATTACATCATCCATTATTAATCTCCTAGGAACAAAAGCACTCTGAGTGGGGGATATTACCTCTTGCAGTACTCCTTTCAATCGATTGGCCAACACCTTTGATATTATCTTATAAAGAACATTGCATAGGGAAATTGGCCTGAACTCAACAACCTTTCTTGCATTCTTCATCTTTGGGATGAGAACAATATGAGTCTCATTTATTTGCTTGATTTCACCACCTAAGTTAAGAAAGTCCAGCACAGCTCCACATACCTCATTACCAACTGTTCTCCAGTGAGTTTGATAGAAACCTGCATGGAAACCATCTGGTCCTGGTGAACTGAGTGGATTCATCTGAAATACTACTTCCTTCACTTCATCAGCCGAGAAGGTCTTAGTCAAGAACAAGTTCATGTCTTCTGTGACTTTAGTCTTTAATCGCCTAAGGCAATCTGCTATATTAACAAGATTTGAAGAGGAAAACAAATCCTGATAGTGATATAAGAACATTCCAACAATTTCCTTTGAGGAATTAGCAACAGACCCATCATCCCTCTCGATAGTCTTAATGGAATTAGTCTTTCTCCTTTGATTTGCACAAGGGtaaaaaaatttggtattcATGTCACCATCTTGTAGCCATCTTTGTTTAGCACGTTACTTCCATCTGATATTTTGATCCTCTTCTAGCAACACATCAACCTCCCTTTGTTTCTGCTTAATTCGCTCAATGAGATCTCGTGTTAGAATCTTGCAAGCTCAAGATTTCTTTCAACTTCTTTAGAATGGCTCCCCTTTCATTTTTTGCATCCTTCTTATACCACTTAATCAATGATTCCTTGTAGTTTTGGAGACCCTTTGTGACTGCCATCAACcttgaagaaaacaaagttgATTTCCTCCAACTATCTTCAACAATCTTCTTACATTCCTCATTCTTATCCTAACTCAGCTCATATCTAAAAGGCCTAAGTCTATTAAAGGCTATGTACCTGCTCTTGCTCACTTCAACCAACTGAGGACTATGGTCTGATGTTTGAACCAACCCACCATATCACttttgagtaatactatatacattcTTAAGTTTGCAAGTGCAGTACactttatctaaaaaaaatgtagaattttttattaaaaaaattgttttttcatgtaaactctagatttattcacttttttcaaaaaaaaaaaggaaaatgctacttgccctgctgggggctcccgctgggcctgtagcatttttttatttaatttttttaattttttttatatagatatttttaataatttaaaatattttaaaaaataaaataaaaattataatattattaaaaaatactttcttaatcataaaatataataaaaaataatatttattctacttcgtgattaaggaaatattttttaatgattttttttttactttctgattaaggaagtgttttttaatgatattttaaatttattttattttttaaaaatatttaaaagtgtaaaaaaatcaatataaaaaataaattaaaaaaatacacatagaaaagtacatgttaagcccAACCGGAGCCTCCAATGAGACTGTAgaatgtccattttaaatatttttaaaaaataaaaatattattattaaaaataaactcttTTTCTTCTAGGATGAAATCCTAATCGAAAGTTTCtaacaaatttagaaaaaaacaatttaataaagaaaatgcaaaaattatcaGTATAAACTATCTCATGCTTCTTTAACTTTAttcaataagagagagagataaaaatcgtaccaaaaattctcattgtcatccatacaccacacaacTTGTATTTTGCAGCTCTTCGAGCATCAACATGCCTAGTGCAGACTTTCAGCTCATTAAGCTCCTTGGACTTGCCACTTTGGATTGAGAAAatattcaacttatttcattattataattttttcaaatttttacttaaaatataataaataattcaacttttttaaatctcaatttaatttttttaaatatcaaaataataatattattaaaaaataataatttaataataattttttaatttttaatttttatctaaaatcatcttatttcatctcatctcatctcatctcatctcactatccaaacggaggCTTAATTTATCCATAATCAGATACATGATAGCTTGATATGCAAGGTTGGACTGGCCTTCGCATTGCCAAGGATCTAGCCGAAAACAATGCAGGCGCGCGTGTTCTTGTCTTGTGTTCCAACATCATCACTATCTTTTTCATGCACCTTGCCAAACCCATACAGACATCTTGATAGGCCAAGAACTTTTCACAGATATATGGTGCAGAGGCTGTAATCGTTGGTGCCAATCCCGACACCTCAATTGAGCATCCACTCTTTGAGCTCTAGTGTCGGCCAGGCAATCGATTATCCCCGACTCTGAGAGTGGAATTATAGGAACTGTACGTGAAATGTGCCTCACCTTTGGTACGAGTGATTGGAACTCCTTGTTTTATGTAGTCCATCCCGGTGGGCCTGTCATTCTTAACAAGATCCAAGAAAAGCTAGATCTAAATGAGGAAAAACTCAATGCTAGTAGGCATGTGCTAAGCTAGATCTCAAccataacttaaaaataaaacactacttttcaatttcaaatttttaatttttttatctaattattacaattttttcaaactttcaaacaaaatatagaaaataatacaactttttcaaatttaaaaacatgagaaataatattaaaaaattctattcaaacaattttttaaaggCATATTGAAGATTTCAAATACAACAGattcaaatatgataaaagaaCCATATCCCCTACTTCAATCATCATGAACTGTTCTTGggattcttctttttatttaaacaagaACTGCCAACCCCACAAATTTATGTACACAAGTAcaaagtaggggtgtaaactcaaaccggaaaaccggaccggaccggaccgaaccggaccggttttaccggttttgaaccggtccggtccggaaccggtttttaaaacgtaaaaaccggccggttccggtccggttccggttccggaattttttggaccggaccgaaccggaccggaccggttgattaaaaaaaataaaaaataatatttttatatataagttttatacaaaatattttatatatattaaatattaatatatataagttttatatataatgtataattataaattttatgtgaaattttatatataacatatatattcatatatgaaataatttcttattataatttataaattattacataaaatgttaatactaaatcactaaaagtttataactaatactaatatataacttataactataccaatagtttaatattaatactattatatagtctaatatattaataaaagtataaaacagttttttttaaatcaaatttttttttttttttataaacaaatttttaatgacaaattgtgaaatttatatttttaaaaaaccggaaaaccggaccggaccggatcggaaaccagtaaaaccggaagtaccggtttaggagggtaaccggtacgtaatcggttttgaaaaatataaaaccggtacataccggttcggtcctagattttatccaaaaccggaccggaccggaccggttacacccctagtacaAAGCAACAAATTAAACAGTAGCTCTCAGAACAATCACTTTTGGCCTAACTGGTATCGTGTTTCTGTTCAATTCAGCAGATTCAAGCTACATATATTGTTTCTGGCTCTGCTGACCAGTAATATACAACCTTCAGAATCATATTTTCCCCAGTTTATGGATCAAAAAGTCAGCAAGATCTAACATTCCACAACCTACACATACCAGTCAATTTAAAAATgtagtgaaaataaaattctaggCATTGGGAGATAcatgtaaaattaaaatcaatactTGCCAAAAACCATCGACTTTACATCTCCCAAAAAGGCATGCTTTCTATAGGCCGATCTCAATAGCACCCAAATTCTCTTCAAACTTTAGTGTCTTTGCTGCAGTTAAAAGCATGTCCATCCCTCCACTTTTTTCTGATGCCTCTTCTCCTTTATCATTCCATCtcttttcaagattttcaactGGCATAGACCCCACTACACCCTTCTTTCTATGTTTAATTTCTATAGTCTCGTAAGCTCTTTTTGCTCTGCGTATTGCCTGGATCCCTGCATTACATTTTCTGCAGAACCATTTCCCTCTTGGAATTGATGTGCGCAGTGGTTTTATGCAATAGATGTGGTATGCATGATCACAACCATCACATAGAATGATCTTATCATCATCTTGATCAGCAAGGCAAACCCTGCACAGACAAGAAGGGCAGTACCAACGAGGGCCATATGATTTTAATTGCTTAGTTGTCAGGCACCTAGCATGATAGTATTTATTTGGGCAAAAGCTGTGACCACAAGCCTTCAACTTTTCACCATCTTCTACCTCATTTCCACAAATTTTACAGGGTAAAGAGTTTTTTCCACCTTTTGATGGTTGAAGCACATCGTCCATACCACAATTTGAGTTTTCTTCGATGCCAATAGAAGTTTCTTCATTTACGGCAGAAGTTTCATCATCACCTCCATTACTTAAGGACTTGGGAGCAATAAGCCTATCGCACACTTCACAATTTTGATGGGGTGATGCGATTCTACTTGCAGTGCAAACGGCACAGTACCAGCTCTTTGGGGGAATCTCTTTGATGGCAGGTTCAATGCAGGAGATATGGTACATCTCCTCACACGAATCACATAATAAATAATCCCTTCCATCTGCCTTGCCTCCGCATTGCCTGCAAGTGCAAAATTTGAACACACCACAATCTTCTGTTTGCACTGGTTTAATCTGAGAGTCCGATTGCCGGGGAAGAAACTGTTTTGCAGTGAAATCCTAGTTGAAAATACGTATTATCCAGAATGCATATAGTACAGATGAAGAGATTTGAATATAAGTCAAAGAGGAGAAGAATATGCACAATTTATCACTAAAATTGAGAGATTTACACCGTAtggaacaaagaaagaaaacaaaaacatgagACTCTGCCTTAGCTTATACCCAGCAAAACTAGGAACGCCAGAGACAATTAGCTATCCAGTCTTACAGATAAAGTAACAACTAAAACCATTGCACACCTCAAATGTAAAGCAGGGAAAAAATGAGACCttagttaaaaaagaaattattcgaTTGCCCAAGATGAAGAATAACACCATGGCTTTTAGGCAAAGTGGCTCTCAAGGACAAAAGTTAAAACTCTCAAGTACTGCCTCCGTTGAAAATCTTGCGGCTAACTCTTTGGTAGCCACTTACCGAATACAGGACAGGGATCCACATGTGTATGGGATTTAGTTCTAAGCGCAAAGAGCACAGGAAACCTTGtaagaaaaaaggggaaaaaagtaGCAAAACagcttctttttattattatttattagttttggGAGGAAAGTAATTCAGAGTATGAGATATTTTGTGCTTGCAATCAGCTCTACAGAACATATGACTTTCAATTTGAATGGCGGCTCAAAACATGACATCATCGGGAGTTTCCAGAAGCTTTCCTGAATCTATCTTCTTCAAAGAACTATGCAGCCTAATTTATCTATATTAGTAGCTCAAACATCAATCCAAATTCATCTAGAACCAAATGCAGCATGTTAATATTAATGCTGATGCTGTTGAATAAAGAACatagtaatactataatacGTAGAACCTCCCTTACCTCATGTTCACCATCTTCATATGGGCTGTGTATTCGTCCTCCCACCTTGGagacaaaagtaaaaaaattgagttgagataaaaataatatcaaaccATTAATAATGTATGAAGTGTAAATGATAATACcggaaataaatatatataaccaaaACTCAAGGCACTTGGATTGGCTTAGCAATCTTTGAAAATTGGTCTGTCTCACCTGCTCATGATAGGCAGTCCTTGACATGTTTGAAAGGCTCTTTGCAAGAGAAACAAACTCACTTCCAATCTCTTGAAGCTTACGCCATacctaaaaatattaattcaaatttaaggCATATCCAATCACAAAAAGAAACTGAATACATCTGGGAATAAACATATGTCCTTATTGTAGAAACTAAACATTGCATATGTAGCATGGTGGCTTCTAGATGAATACACTTGTGAACTGGGTCTATTTCGTTGTGCAGCATCAATGCAACACAGCAACATCcagaaaataagatttcattaCCCATCAATTCTCATGGATACAAACACACCCCAACATCCGAGAAAAGATCAGAAAAAGAAACGTGCTTAAAAACTTTAACCTAACTGCAGGCTTTTACCCCTTTCCAgactttttttttgataagtaataaggtattttatttatcaaagagtAGGCATATCCCCGGTACACTGGaggtatacatgtgaatacacctaaTTAGGAACta
Protein-coding sequences here:
- the LOC109019079 gene encoding PHD finger protein EHD3-like isoform X2; protein product: MGDEEGTGTGDGTYCVEGLKSESVNNGSAIGNGNDSGQWNSGGSKSFRTYKRRKHVRSSSDGKVQQDWRVCAEAASQLTEQTLKEPGHTVIEKNSVEEVHLPMDGSDDCSQRHWRNVILEHMYRSSSVDESCIRGCIWKALVSNHGTDGTMVVKESGHCDEDRLKASQTWCMPNGSQKAANGHAGAISSGCLNESDHNNNTEKCQRALFNILISDKFTSLCKLLFENFQGIKADFFDFSIINLRMKEGAYEHSPVLFSSDIQQVWRKLQEIGSEFVSLAKSLSNMSRTAYHEQVGGRIHSPYEDGEHEFLPRQSDSQIKPVQTEDCGVFKFCTCRQCGGKADGRDYLLCDSCEEMYHISCIEPAIKEIPPKSWYCAVCTASRIASPHQNCEVCDRLIAPKSLSNGGDDETSAVNEETSIGIEENSNCGMDDVLQPSKGGKNSLPCKICGNEVEDGEKLKACGHSFCPNKYYHARCLTTKQLKSYGPRWYCPSCLCRVCLADQDDDKIILCDGCDHAYHIYCIKPLRTSIPRGKWFCRKCNAGIQAIRRAKRAYETIEIKHRKKGVVGSMPVENLEKRWNDKGEEASEKSGGMDMLLTAAKTLKFEENLGAIEIGL
- the LOC109019079 gene encoding PHD finger protein EHD3-like isoform X1 encodes the protein MGDEEGTGTGDGTYCVEGLKSESVNNGSAIGNGNDSGQWNSGGSKSFRTYKRRKHVRSSSDGKVQQDWRVCAEAASQLTEQTLKEPGHTVIEKNSVEEVHLPMDGSDDCSQRHWRNVILEHMYRSSSVDESCIRGCIWKALVSNHGTDGTMVVKESGHCDEDRLKASQTWCMPNGSQKAANGHAGAISSGCLNESDHNNNTEKCQRALFNILISDKFTSLCKLLFENFQGIKADFFDFSIINLRMKEGAYEHSPVLFSSDIQQVWRKLQEIGSEFVSLAKSLSNMSRTAYHEQVGGRIHSPYEDGEHEDFTAKQFLPRQSDSQIKPVQTEDCGVFKFCTCRQCGGKADGRDYLLCDSCEEMYHISCIEPAIKEIPPKSWYCAVCTASRIASPHQNCEVCDRLIAPKSLSNGGDDETSAVNEETSIGIEENSNCGMDDVLQPSKGGKNSLPCKICGNEVEDGEKLKACGHSFCPNKYYHARCLTTKQLKSYGPRWYCPSCLCRVCLADQDDDKIILCDGCDHAYHIYCIKPLRTSIPRGKWFCRKCNAGIQAIRRAKRAYETIEIKHRKKGVVGSMPVENLEKRWNDKGEEASEKSGGMDMLLTAAKTLKFEENLGAIEIGL